The genomic region CTTTCTTCTCTCTTTCGGGATCAGATTTTGTGGAAATGTTTGTAGGTGTTGGAGCTTCTAGGGTTCGAGATCTTTTTAAGCAAGCCAAGGATAAATCTCCCGCTATTATTTTTATCGATGAGATTGATGCCATTGGTAGAGCAAGAGGAAAAAATAATATTACTGGCAGTAACGACGAGCGTGAAAATACCTTAAACCAGTTGCTAACGGAAATGGACGGTTTTGGCACCAACACCAATGTTATAGTATTGGCAGCAACCAACCGTGCAGACATCCTGGATAAAGCATTAATGCGTGCGGGTCGTTTTGACAGACAGATTTATGTAGATTTACCAGATGTTAGGGAACGTAAAGAAATTTTTGAAGTACACTTACGCCCAATTAAAACCTCAGAAACCTTAGACCTTGAGTTTTTGGCAAAACAAACTCCTGGATTCTCTGGGGCAGATATTGCCAATGTTTGTAATGAAGCAGCTTTAATAGCAGCCAGAAATGGCAAAAAAGCTGTAGACAAACAATCGTTCTTGGATGCGGTAGATAGAATTGTGGGCGGATTGGAGAAAAAGAACAAGATTATTACTCCTAGCGAGAAAAAAACCATTGCTTACCACGAAGCTGGTCACGCTACAGTTAGCTGGATGCTCGAACACGCTGCTCCATTGGTTAAAGTTACCATAGTGCCAAGAGGACAAAGTTTAGGTGCTGCTTGGTATTTACCAGAAGAACGTTTAATTGTGCTTCCAGAACAAATGTCAGACGAAATGTGCGCGGCATTAGGAGGAAGAGCAGCAGAACAAGTTATGTTTGGCAGAATTTCCACTGGTGCTTTAAGTGATTTGGAGAAAGTAACAAAACAAGCCCGGGCCATGGTCACCATTTATGGTTTAAATGAAAAAATAGGTAACTTAACCTATTACGATTCCAGCGGTCAATCTGATTATAACTTCTCGAAACCTTATAGTGAAGAGACTGCGCAAACCATAGATAAGGAAATCTCTAAAATAATTGAGGAGCAATACCAACGTGCTATCAATTTATTGGAGAACAACAAAGACAAACTCACAGAACTTGCCGACCGCTTGCTGGAAAAAGAGGTTATCTTTAAAGACGATTTGGAACGAATTTTCGGGAAACGTCCTTTTGAAAAGGAAAAACCTGAAGCGGAAGAAAAAGTGGAAGAACAATAAATCATACAAACAGGGGGAGTTTATAAAATTTCCCCTTGTTTTCTACGTTATACTTAATAATTTCATATTTTTATATAGAGTAGACGAAAAAATACAATATAATTCCCCCTTAAAACAAGAATGAGCTTATTTAAAAAACTTTTCGGATCAAAACAAAAAAAAGAAGCATCTGCTACTGGCGCTGATCAAAGAGGAAAGTTTATGCCAGAAATTAAGCTTCCAACCGATGAAAAGTTTACCATTAATTTCAAAAAAAATGGCGGTAAATTTCTTTATTGCGATTCTCTAGCAGAAATTCACGATTGTTTTAAAAATATCCTTTCAGAGAATAATTGGTCCACCCAGCAAGTATGTTGTTTAGATCCTAAAGTAAATGAAATATTTAAGGACTCTAAATTTAAAAATACCAACAACTGCACCAATTCGACCATTTTACTTTCGCCTTGCGAAAATTTGGTAGCAGACAATGGTGCTATTCTTATATCTTCCAATCAAATTAAAGAGAGTAAGCTCAACGACTTACCCGATAATTTTATAATTTTCGCTACTACAAGTCAGCTTGTAGATACCATTGGAGAAGGTTTAAGAGGTATTAAGAATAAAAACAAGAATCAAATTCCCACAAACATTACTACCATAAAACACTTCAATATAAAAGAAGAAAATGATTTTCTTACTTACGGAAGTAGTTCAAAAAACTTATATTTGCTGCTTCTGGAAGACCTATAATTTTAGCGTTTTCTGGAAACTAATATAAATTAAAACCTAACTGTGTGAAAGAACTTCTAAAACGTGCCTTAACTGGTATAATCTATGTTTTTTTACTTTTGGCCGCAGTATTTTTAAGTCACGATGCTTTTGACTTTCTCTTCTTAATCTTCGGTATTATTTGTATTTACGAGTTTAAAAAGATAATTCGATTAAGTGGGTTTTATATTTTCGTGGCGTTTCTGTTGGTTTGGTGGCTTTTTATATACCTCCTTGGGGAATTGGAGCAACAACCCATACTCCGCAACATCCTTTTAATTGTTTGCATTACGGTTAATTTAATCTTGGCAAGACAGCTCTTTTGGAAAAAGAGGATTATCTATTCCAACGCACAAAAATTTATACTCACCCTTTCATATATTGGCGGAGGCTGTATTTTCCTTACCATGATCCCTTATAAAGAACCCGACGATTTTGCAGAATCTTTAATTATCGGTATTTTTATATTGATATGGGTAAACGATTCTTTTGCCTATTTAGTGGGGAGAACTTTTGGTAAAAACAAGCTTTTCCCAAGTGTATCCCCTAAAAAAACTGTAGAAGGCTTTTTAGGAGGTTTGGTATTTGCTTTAATCGCATCTTATATTTTATATTTATACTCGGGAGAGCTCAACTTGATACAATGGACAATTTTAACTATTGTAGTAGTTATTACAGGTTCTGTAGGGGATTTGGTAGAGTCTAAATTTAAACGATTGGCAGGCGTAAAAGACAGTGGTGCTATTTTACCCGGCCATGGAGGAATGCTAGATCGACTCGATAGCCTTATCTTTGCTGCACCTTTTGCATACTTAACACTTCAAATTTTTCATTATGTTCCATAGAGAAGGTTATAAAATTATAGCTATCGCCTTTATTTTCGCTGCGATTGGAATTATCTTAGCACATTTTTACATCGATGTCAATTGGCTAAAATTAACTGTACAGATAGCCTTTTTGGCTGTTCTTGTATTAATACTTCAATTCTTTAGGAATCCGAAACGGGTTACCAATGTTACCGATGAAAATATTATTGCTCCGGTAGATGGAAAGGTTGTGGTGATTGAAGAAGTTTTTGAAAAAGAATATTTTAAAGATAAGCGCCTTCAAGTGTCTATTTTCATGTCCCCTGTAAACGTTCATGTTACGAGATATGCCCTTAGCGGAATTGTAAAATACAGCAAATACCATCCTGGCAAATTTTTAGTGGCATGGCACCCGAAATCTTCAGAAGAAAATGAACGAACCACTGTGGTTATCGAAAACCCAGTTTATGGAGAAGTGTTATATAGACAGATTGCCGGAGCTATGGCAAAGCGTATTGTTAATTATGCAGTAGAAGGCGAAGAGGTAGTACAAGGTGCCGATGGCGGATTTATAAAATTTGGATCTCGGGTAGACCTGTTTCTCCCCCTCGGAAGCGACATCAAAGTGGCACTTCATCAAAAAGTAAAAGGAGGTATCGACATTATAGCGTCTTAGAAATGACCGAAGAAGAATTACATAAAGAATTTGAAGCAGCCGTGGAACGCGTAAACAGTTATGAAAACGCGTTTCCAGCAGATTTTCTTTTGCGTCTCTATGCCTACTATAAAAAAGCGACTCAAAACAGTGAACCACCCAGCTCTCGACGCTCCATTATAAATGCATTTAAAGCAAACGCCTTATTCCAAGCAAGAGGCCTTAGTGAAAATGAAGCCAAAGAGCACTACGTAGCCTTGGTAAAAGAGTACTTTAAATCTTAAGCACTACCCTATTTCCCTTATAATTTCAATGAATAGAATCTCATTTCATTTGCATGTTTAAAATAATATTTAGATATTTATCTAAATATTTAAATAATGAACGCGATTTTTAAGGCTTTAAATGACAAAACCCGTAGGGAAATTCTAAATCTTTTAAAGCAAAAAGATATGAGCGCGGGCGATATCGCCGAAAAATTTAATATTTCCAAACCGAGCATCTCCCATCATTTAGAGCTTTTAAAGAGGGCCGACCTTGTATACGCTAAAAAAGAAGGGCAGTTTATTATTTATTCCATCAACACTACCATTTTAGATGATCTACTAAATTGGATACTAACCTTAAAAAACCAAGAAAATGAAAACTAAAAAATTACCTGAGTGGCTATATGCACTTATAATTCTAATACCCTTTGTTTATCTAGCCGTTATCTGGCAAAATCTTCCTGCCGAAGTACCCTTACACTTTAACTATGAAGGGGAAGTGGACAGGTACGGGGATAAAATGCAAGTCTTACTAATACCAATCCTGTTGCCCCTATTAACATACTTGATCCTATGGGCTATTCCTAAAATAGATCCCAAAAAGCGTATTAAGGAAATGGGCAATAAATACGACAGTTTAAAATTCTTCTTAGTAATTTCTATGTCCGCACTGGCATGTTACATCATCTTTGCGATAGAAAAGGGATCGTTAAACACAAATGGACTTTATATCGTTATCGGGGTCTTGGTTGCCGGACTTGGTAATTATATGCAAACCATAAAACCTAATTATTTTATTGGCGTTCGTACACCTTGGACTTTGGAGAACGATATCATTTGGAAAAAAACAC from Galbibacter sp. BG1 harbors:
- the ftsH gene encoding ATP-dependent zinc metalloprotease FtsH, with the translated sequence MAKENNNNTSPKKPKFSSYWIYGAILVIIIGMQFFSGGSSWQTPPDITPAKLQEFLKDGDVSKIQIITNTRQAKVFLTKEAQQKDIHKNALSKSLIPSSTQVPQYQLKYGDLQNFENDINNTISEDNLAASVEYEQESNLFGELLFSILPFVVIIGIWIFLMRRMSGGAAGGAGGQIFNIGKSKARLFDEKTDMKVTFKDVAGLEGAKEEVQEIVDFLKNPEKYTSLGGKIPKGALLVGSPGTGKTLLAKAVAGEAKVPFFSLSGSDFVEMFVGVGASRVRDLFKQAKDKSPAIIFIDEIDAIGRARGKNNITGSNDERENTLNQLLTEMDGFGTNTNVIVLAATNRADILDKALMRAGRFDRQIYVDLPDVRERKEIFEVHLRPIKTSETLDLEFLAKQTPGFSGADIANVCNEAALIAARNGKKAVDKQSFLDAVDRIVGGLEKKNKIITPSEKKTIAYHEAGHATVSWMLEHAAPLVKVTIVPRGQSLGAAWYLPEERLIVLPEQMSDEMCAALGGRAAEQVMFGRISTGALSDLEKVTKQARAMVTIYGLNEKIGNLTYYDSSGQSDYNFSKPYSEETAQTIDKEISKIIEEQYQRAINLLENNKDKLTELADRLLEKEVIFKDDLERIFGKRPFEKEKPEAEEKVEEQ
- a CDS encoding LUD domain-containing protein — encoded protein: MSLFKKLFGSKQKKEASATGADQRGKFMPEIKLPTDEKFTINFKKNGGKFLYCDSLAEIHDCFKNILSENNWSTQQVCCLDPKVNEIFKDSKFKNTNNCTNSTILLSPCENLVADNGAILISSNQIKESKLNDLPDNFIIFATTSQLVDTIGEGLRGIKNKNKNQIPTNITTIKHFNIKEENDFLTYGSSSKNLYLLLLEDL
- a CDS encoding phosphatidate cytidylyltransferase → MKELLKRALTGIIYVFLLLAAVFLSHDAFDFLFLIFGIICIYEFKKIIRLSGFYIFVAFLLVWWLFIYLLGELEQQPILRNILLIVCITVNLILARQLFWKKRIIYSNAQKFILTLSYIGGGCIFLTMIPYKEPDDFAESLIIGIFILIWVNDSFAYLVGRTFGKNKLFPSVSPKKTVEGFLGGLVFALIASYILYLYSGELNLIQWTILTIVVVITGSVGDLVESKFKRLAGVKDSGAILPGHGGMLDRLDSLIFAAPFAYLTLQIFHYVP
- a CDS encoding phosphatidylserine decarboxylase family protein — translated: MFHREGYKIIAIAFIFAAIGIILAHFYIDVNWLKLTVQIAFLAVLVLILQFFRNPKRVTNVTDENIIAPVDGKVVVIEEVFEKEYFKDKRLQVSIFMSPVNVHVTRYALSGIVKYSKYHPGKFLVAWHPKSSEENERTTVVIENPVYGEVLYRQIAGAMAKRIVNYAVEGEEVVQGADGGFIKFGSRVDLFLPLGSDIKVALHQKVKGGIDIIAS
- a CDS encoding acyl-CoA-binding protein produces the protein MTEEELHKEFEAAVERVNSYENAFPADFLLRLYAYYKKATQNSEPPSSRRSIINAFKANALFQARGLSENEAKEHYVALVKEYFKS
- a CDS encoding autorepressor SdpR family transcription factor, with product MNAIFKALNDKTRREILNLLKQKDMSAGDIAEKFNISKPSISHHLELLKRADLVYAKKEGQFIIYSINTTILDDLLNWILTLKNQENEN
- a CDS encoding SdpI family protein, whose protein sequence is MKTKKLPEWLYALIILIPFVYLAVIWQNLPAEVPLHFNYEGEVDRYGDKMQVLLIPILLPLLTYLILWAIPKIDPKKRIKEMGNKYDSLKFFLVISMSALACYIIFAIEKGSLNTNGLYIVIGVLVAGLGNYMQTIKPNYFIGVRTPWTLENDIIWKKTHLLTGRLWIIGGILIIAISFLYSNIFSRSAFIVLILTISFVPILYSYLLYRKT